One genomic region from Cyprinus carpio isolate SPL01 unplaced genomic scaffold, ASM1834038v1 S000006601, whole genome shotgun sequence encodes:
- the LOC109060584 gene encoding claudin-4-like codes for MGSSGVQIVCMALGILGLIAAVVTIAVPRWKISAFIGQNIITAQVQEEGLWMECVVQSTGQQQCKSYDSLLILSSDLQAARAMTIISCMLTVLSLLTLCAGADFTTCIDNEEVKPKVSLVSAIGLLIAGLLLIIPVSWAAHNVVRDFNNPLVAQAQKRELGACIFVGWGGGVLLLLAGGLLCCFSRPRSGGSSGTAKYYSNSASAPSKNYV; via the exons ATGGGCTCGTCTGGTGTACAGATCGTGTGTATGGCACTGGGGATTTTAGGCCTCATTGCAGCGGTTGTGACCATTGCTGTTCCAAGATGGAAGATTTCTGCTTTTATTGGTCAGAACATTATCACTGCACAG GTTCAGGAAGAGGGCTTGTGGATGGAGTGTGTGGTTCAGAGTACCGGACAGCAGCAGTGTAAATCCTACGACTCACTGCTCATCCTGAGCTCTGACCTCCAGGCGGCCCGTGCCATGACCATCATCAGCTGCATGCTCACTGTCCTGTCCCTGCTCACTCTGTGCGCCGGCGCCGACTTCACCACCTGCATCGACAATGAAGAAGTCAAGCCCAAAGTGAGTCTGGTGTCCGCTATTGGGCTGCTCATCGCGGGCTTGTTGCTGATCATCCCCGTCAGCTGGGCCGCTCATAATGTCGTGCGCGACTTCAACAATCCACTGGTAGCCCAAGCTCAGAAGAGAGAGCTGGGAGCCTGTATCTTTGTGGGCTGGGGAGGAGGAGTCCTGCTCCTGCTTGCCGGAGGCCTGCTGTGCTGCTTCAGCAGACCCCGCTCCGGAGGATCCAGCGGAACCGCCAAATACTACAGCAACAGCGCCTCTGCACCAAGCAAGAATTACGTGTAG